A part of Lactobacillus sp. ESL0700 genomic DNA contains:
- a CDS encoding PTS lactose transporter subunit IIBC — protein sequence MNALIKQIEKAQPFFQKVAANKYLRAVRDGFIALMPIIIFSSLFLLVANVPLIWHFAWPVKVSNALNMFYNMSMGVLALMASSSVSKALTDSLNLDLPKTSQIPTIGVQFTAQVSFILVAVDTLTDKLNNIYFAISMIGTKGLICAFLVAFIVPNVYYICFKHHITIKLPDAVPQNISSAFENIIPFAISTGFFWVFSLAFRAVTGTNLATWIIQILSPLFTAADGYFGLAIVYGAMAFFWFIGIQGPSIVEPAVTAIYLSNVELNLAAWKSGNIAGANKILAQGTQYFVATLGGTGATLVITLMFAFWAKSKELKAVGRAASIPVLFGVNEPILFGAPLILNPVFFIPFLLTPIANVWLFKIFVDVFHMPGFIYNLPWTTPGTLGLIMGTGFSIGSIILAILLLIVDTIMYYPFFKAYDIQKCNEEAQNVSNKEQAPTSTKAEVESASDVTETKPSSGGIPLSATKDGKELNVLVLCAGGGTSGILAKALNKLATENSLPLSVAATSFGSHHDLLSGMDIVILAPQMNAMKDELKKECDQNNAKMITTTGKQYINMTQHADKCLDLIIANISN from the coding sequence ATGAACGCTTTAATAAAGCAAATTGAAAAAGCTCAGCCTTTTTTTCAAAAAGTAGCTGCTAATAAATATTTGCGAGCAGTACGTGATGGTTTTATTGCTCTAATGCCAATTATTATCTTTTCTAGTTTATTTTTGTTGGTAGCAAATGTGCCACTTATTTGGCATTTTGCTTGGCCAGTTAAAGTGTCTAATGCTCTTAATATGTTTTATAACATGTCTATGGGTGTATTAGCATTAATGGCATCTTCATCTGTTTCGAAAGCTTTGACAGATTCATTAAATTTGGATTTACCAAAAACTTCGCAAATTCCAACAATTGGGGTGCAATTTACTGCTCAAGTTTCATTTATTTTGGTAGCAGTTGATACGTTAACAGATAAATTAAATAATATATATTTTGCTATTTCAATGATTGGTACTAAAGGCCTAATTTGTGCATTTCTTGTAGCTTTCATTGTACCGAATGTTTACTACATTTGTTTTAAGCATCATATTACGATTAAACTGCCAGATGCAGTACCACAAAATATTTCTAGTGCGTTTGAAAATATTATTCCATTTGCGATTAGTACAGGATTTTTCTGGGTCTTTTCACTTGCCTTCAGAGCAGTAACTGGTACCAATTTAGCTACATGGATTATTCAAATTCTGTCACCATTATTTACAGCAGCTGATGGCTACTTTGGCTTAGCAATTGTGTATGGTGCGATGGCTTTCTTTTGGTTTATTGGTATTCAGGGTCCGTCAATTGTCGAACCTGCTGTAACTGCTATTTATTTAAGTAATGTTGAATTAAATTTAGCCGCATGGAAGAGCGGAAATATTGCTGGTGCAAATAAGATTTTGGCTCAAGGTACACAATACTTTGTTGCCACTCTTGGAGGTACTGGTGCAACACTAGTTATTACATTGATGTTTGCCTTTTGGGCAAAATCTAAAGAATTAAAAGCTGTTGGTCGAGCAGCTTCAATTCCCGTACTATTCGGTGTTAATGAACCAATTCTTTTTGGTGCACCATTAATTTTAAACCCTGTTTTCTTTATTCCATTTTTATTGACACCAATTGCAAACGTTTGGCTTTTTAAGATCTTTGTTGATGTTTTCCATATGCCTGGTTTTATTTATAACTTACCGTGGACAACTCCTGGTACGTTAGGCTTAATTATGGGAACAGGATTTTCAATTGGTTCAATTATTTTAGCTATTTTATTACTAATCGTTGATACGATAATGTACTACCCATTTTTCAAGGCATACGATATACAAAAATGTAATGAAGAAGCTCAAAATGTTTCAAATAAAGAACAAGCTCCAACTTCAACTAAAGCTGAAGTCGAAAGTGCATCAGATGTGACGGAAACAAAGCCATCATCTGGAGGAATACCGCTGTCAGCAACTAAAGATGGCAAAGAGTTGAATGTATTAGTTCTATGTGCAGGCGGTGGTACCAGTGGAATTTTAGCTAAGGCATTAAATAAACTAGCTACTGAAAATTCATTACCACTATCTGTCGCTGCCACTTCATTTGGTTCTCATCATGATTTATTAAGTGGGATGGACATTGTCATTTTGGCTCCTCAAATGAATGCAATGAAAGACGAACTTAAGAAGGAATGTGATCAGAATAATGCAAAGATGATTACTACTACTGGAAAACAATACATTAACATGACGCAGCATGCGGACAAATGTTTAGATTTAATTATTGCTAATATTTCAAATTAG
- a CDS encoding PTS sugar transporter subunit IIA produces the protein MDINNLFSPDAVFVSEAESSTAVFKEVSHKLFEEKCVKDCFFKEITERESSYPTGIDTSPISKELPNIAVPHTEGEFVNTRLIVPVGLKTPVCFKNMIAPDQDLQVKFLFMILNNDPEGQANILAQIMDFLRLTPVPKLQKLFNFTSTDKIYQFMSENFKK, from the coding sequence GTGGATATTAATAATTTGTTTTCACCAGATGCTGTTTTTGTCAGTGAAGCTGAAAGTTCAACAGCTGTTTTTAAAGAGGTTTCTCATAAGTTATTTGAAGAAAAGTGTGTTAAAGATTGTTTCTTTAAAGAAATTACTGAGAGAGAAAGCTCTTATCCAACTGGGATAGACACTTCACCAATTTCAAAAGAATTACCCAATATTGCAGTTCCGCATACAGAAGGAGAATTTGTTAATACACGGCTTATTGTACCAGTTGGGTTAAAGACACCGGTTTGCTTTAAAAATATGATTGCACCAGATCAGGATTTGCAAGTTAAATTCTTATTTATGATTTTAAATAATGATCCTGAAGGACAAGCAAATATTTTAGCTCAAATTATGGACTTCTTAAGACTTACGCCGGTTCCAAAATTACAAAAGTTATTTAATTTCACTTCGACTGATAAAATTTATCAGTTTATGAGTGAAAATTTTAAAAAATAG
- a CDS encoding PTS lactose/cellobiose transporter subunit IIA has product MTSESKITKEEISMTGFAIVAYAGDARTYLMQAMDKASLGKITEAKDLVKKAEESINLAHNEQTKLLSKEADGNDLDVTFIMVHGQDTLMTTMLLKDEMKTIIDLYERVNNLEGKPTE; this is encoded by the coding sequence ATGACATCCGAATCTAAAATTACTAAAGAAGAAATTTCAATGACAGGTTTTGCTATTGTGGCTTATGCAGGGGATGCTAGGACCTATCTAATGCAGGCAATGGATAAAGCAAGTCTGGGAAAGATTACTGAGGCAAAGGATTTAGTCAAAAAGGCAGAAGAATCAATTAACCTAGCTCATAATGAGCAAACTAAGTTACTCAGTAAAGAGGCAGACGGCAATGATCTGGACGTGACTTTTATTATGGTTCATGGCCAGGATACCTTGATGACCACGATGCTGTTAAAGGATGAAATGAAAACCATCATTGATTTGTATGAAAGAGTCAATAATTTGGAAGGAAAACCAACTGAATAA
- a CDS encoding PTS lactose/cellobiose transporter subunit IIA: MATKEEISMAGFEIVAYAGDAKTALINALDEARNGNYEKARELVKSADSSLNDAHNAQTKLMSKEASGEEMETTFIMSHGQDTLMTTMLLRDEAKYFIDLYEKYNSALVELNQLKGSK; encoded by the coding sequence ATGGCTACTAAAGAAGAAATCTCAATGGCAGGATTTGAAATTGTCGCATATGCAGGAGATGCTAAGACAGCATTGATAAATGCGCTAGATGAGGCGAGAAATGGTAATTATGAAAAAGCACGTGAACTTGTTAAAAGTGCAGATTCTTCGCTCAATGATGCGCACAATGCACAAACTAAATTAATGAGTAAGGAGGCAAGCGGTGAAGAAATGGAAACGACATTTATTATGTCGCATGGTCAAGATACTTTAATGACAACAATGTTGTTAAGGGATGAAGCAAAATATTTCATAGATTTATATGAAAAATACAATTCTGCTCTTGTTGAATTGAATCAATTAAAGGGTAGTAAATAA
- the lacA gene encoding galactose-6-phosphate isomerase subunit LacA → MKVVIGSDKDGFELKEKVKNYLNSHDYDVLDVTPEPAEDFVESSLKVTHEVMDNGIKKAIMFDEYGVGSAMASNKVKGMVTANVNEERTAHMTAMHNGAKAIALGSGIVGDKLAYSIVQHYLDTEYAGGRHQIRLNMLEEMI, encoded by the coding sequence ATGAAAGTTGTTATTGGTAGCGATAAAGATGGCTTTGAATTAAAAGAAAAGGTAAAGAATTATCTTAACAGCCATGATTATGACGTTTTAGATGTAACGCCAGAGCCAGCAGAAGACTTTGTTGAATCAAGTTTGAAGGTTACTCATGAGGTAATGGATAACGGGATTAAAAAGGCAATTATGTTTGACGAATATGGTGTTGGTTCTGCTATGGCCTCAAATAAGGTTAAAGGCATGGTTACGGCTAATGTCAATGAGGAAAGAACAGCTCATATGACCGCAATGCACAATGGTGCTAAGGCAATTGCATTAGGCAGCGGAATTGTTGGCGACAAACTGGCATACTCGATTGTGCAACACTATCTTGACACAGAATATGCTGGCGGTCGTCACCAAATTCGTTTGAATATGCTTGAGGAAATGATCTAA
- the lacB gene encoding galactose-6-phosphate isomerase subunit LacB, with product MVIALGNDHIVTPVKMAISDHLKEEGYQVIDEGTHDNTRTHYPMYGKRVAEDVADGRADLGVVLCGTGIGISTAANKNEGVRAAMVGDVAQAEYARRELNANILGFGGIVLGRDFIFDIVDSYLNAKYEPSDANRKLIDKIDHIAKPNPDQKDNVHFFDEENKKWSEGVYHD from the coding sequence ATGGTGATTGCTTTGGGTAATGACCATATCGTTACCCCAGTGAAAATGGCTATTTCTGACCATTTAAAAGAAGAAGGTTACCAAGTTATTGATGAGGGTACGCACGATAACACGAGAACGCACTATCCAATGTATGGTAAACGAGTTGCTGAAGATGTAGCTGATGGCCGTGCCGATCTTGGTGTCGTTCTTTGTGGTACAGGAATTGGGATTTCGACCGCTGCCAACAAGAACGAAGGCGTTCGTGCAGCGATGGTTGGCGATGTTGCTCAAGCTGAATATGCTAGACGTGAATTAAACGCTAATATTTTAGGCTTTGGTGGTATTGTATTGGGTCGCGACTTTATTTTTGATATTGTCGATTCATACCTGAATGCTAAGTACGAACCTTCTGATGCTAACAGAAAATTGATTGATAAAATTGATCATATTGCTAAGCCAAATCCAGACCAAAAAGACAATGTCCATTTCTTTGATGAAGAAAATAAGAAATGGTCTGAAGGCGTATACCACGACTAA
- the lacG gene encoding 6-phospho-beta-galactosidase: MTEFKFPDNFYFGGATAAYQCEGATDEDGKGEVIWDKYLREQNTINPNPSCDFYHRYSEDLALCKKFKINAIRVSIDWARIFPNGTGQVEPRGVAYYHHVFQECHKNGVEPFVTLHHFDTPQILQDKGGWLSQEMLDAFLAYAKFCFKEYQNEVNYWITINEPTSMACQQYVSGTFPPAYHDQFSKCFQAEYNQNLVHAKIVNAYKEAGYKGKIGIVHALQTVYPASDSLGDQHAAALKDVLENRFYLDGTLSGKYSEKTLALIKEIITANNQEMIAIKAEDEEILQKAARQLDFVGVNYYFSKFMKEYHGETEISHNGTGQKGTDVNRMKGVGEEVHPQDLPATDWDWIIYPQGILDQLKRINDNYPLVHEIYITENGMGYKDKFVSPDKLIDDTPRIKYLHDHLEKIAEAIEAGIPVCGYFVWSLQDMFSWTNGYSKRYGLFYVDFKTQARYPKASAYWYKKLAETRELPKNINY, translated from the coding sequence ATGACCGAGTTTAAATTTCCTGATAATTTCTATTTTGGTGGTGCAACAGCAGCTTATCAGTGCGAGGGCGCTACCGATGAAGATGGTAAAGGAGAAGTGATTTGGGATAAATATTTGCGTGAACAAAATACGATTAATCCTAATCCATCATGTGACTTTTATCATCGTTATTCTGAAGATTTGGCTTTGTGCAAAAAGTTTAAGATTAACGCAATTCGTGTTTCGATAGATTGGGCTCGGATTTTTCCAAATGGGACAGGTCAAGTAGAGCCACGTGGTGTAGCGTATTATCATCATGTCTTCCAAGAATGCCACAAAAATGGTGTTGAGCCATTTGTAACTTTACATCATTTTGATACGCCGCAAATTTTACAGGACAAGGGGGGCTGGTTATCGCAAGAAATGCTTGATGCCTTTCTTGCATATGCCAAGTTCTGTTTTAAAGAATATCAAAATGAAGTTAATTATTGGATAACAATTAATGAGCCAACCTCAATGGCTTGTCAGCAGTACGTTAGCGGGACCTTTCCACCCGCTTATCACGATCAGTTTTCTAAATGTTTTCAAGCAGAATATAATCAAAATTTAGTACATGCTAAGATTGTTAACGCCTATAAAGAAGCTGGTTATAAAGGAAAAATCGGTATTGTTCATGCTTTGCAGACAGTTTATCCAGCTTCTGACAGCTTGGGAGATCAACATGCTGCTGCCTTAAAAGACGTTCTAGAAAACCGATTTTACTTGGATGGTACTTTATCTGGAAAATATTCTGAAAAAACTTTGGCTTTAATAAAAGAAATTATTACTGCAAACAATCAGGAAATGATTGCGATAAAAGCTGAAGATGAAGAAATTTTGCAAAAAGCTGCACGGCAATTAGACTTTGTTGGTGTAAATTATTATTTCTCTAAGTTTATGAAAGAATACCATGGTGAGACTGAGATCAGTCATAATGGCACGGGTCAAAAGGGGACAGATGTCAATCGAATGAAGGGTGTAGGTGAAGAAGTGCATCCACAAGATTTGCCTGCAACAGATTGGGATTGGATAATTTATCCACAAGGAATACTGGATCAGCTTAAACGAATAAATGATAATTATCCGTTGGTTCATGAGATTTATATCACCGAAAATGGGATGGGCTATAAAGATAAATTTGTTAGTCCAGATAAATTGATTGATGACACTCCGAGGATCAAATATTTACACGATCATTTAGAGAAAATAGCCGAGGCAATTGAAGCAGGAATACCTGTTTGTGGTTACTTTGTTTGGTCTTTACAAGATATGTTTTCTTGGACAAATGGTTATTCAAAGCGCTACGGCCTGTTTTATGTTGATTTTAAAACTCAAGCAAGATACCCTAAGGCGAGTGCATATTGGTATAAGAAATTAGCAGAAACTAGAGAGTTACCAAAAAATATTAATTACTAA
- a CDS encoding PTS transporter subunit IIC: MNGIINFANSLFKPLIDMGAATIMLIVLTLIAVLFKVKFSKALEGGMKLAIAITAIGNIMNMLTTSFQKPMQQFVQHTGIHMDMQDMGWAPLATITWGSPYTLFYLLVLIVLNVVLLVLDKTNTLDVDIFDVWHLAFDGLFCVYVGAPLWLSTLLVLFIGTMKIINSDLMKPTFNDLLDAPEGNPMTTTHMNYMMNPIIMVFNKFFDKCLPWLDKFDFDSTKLNEKIGFWGSRFAIGVYLGVFVSLLAGNNFATEEGWKDMFTLSFVGGSCIELFSVIGSWFIASVEPLSQGIADFATKKFSGRTFNIGLDWPFLAGRSEIWAAANVLAPIMMLEAMILPGNRLMPLGGIIAMGVTPALLVVTRGKIIRMIIIGTIELPIFLWAGTMVGPFVTNMAHSVGAAIPAHTMVSDTTMEGPVEKYLAYLVGNAWKQHGMFIVYALLALAAYLLLFMWYAKEMKKRNAEYAAAAKK; the protein is encoded by the coding sequence ATGAATGGGATTATTAATTTTGCTAACTCACTTTTTAAGCCATTAATTGATATGGGTGCTGCAACAATTATGTTAATTGTTTTAACATTAATTGCTGTTTTGTTTAAAGTAAAATTTAGTAAAGCACTTGAAGGTGGTATGAAATTAGCGATTGCGATTACAGCTATCGGTAATATTATGAACATGTTAACTACATCGTTCCAAAAGCCGATGCAGCAATTCGTTCAACATACTGGAATTCACATGGATATGCAAGATATGGGTTGGGCTCCTCTAGCTACGATTACTTGGGGTTCGCCTTATACACTCTTTTATCTTCTAGTCCTGATTGTTTTAAATGTTGTACTACTTGTCTTAGATAAAACCAATACATTAGATGTCGATATTTTCGATGTTTGGCACCTAGCATTTGATGGACTGTTCTGTGTTTACGTTGGTGCTCCACTTTGGTTATCAACATTATTGGTATTATTCATTGGTACAATGAAGATTATCAATTCTGATTTAATGAAGCCAACTTTTAATGATCTTCTTGATGCCCCTGAGGGTAACCCAATGACCACTACACACATGAACTATATGATGAATCCAATTATCATGGTCTTTAACAAGTTCTTTGATAAATGCTTACCATGGTTAGATAAGTTTGACTTTGACTCCACTAAGTTAAATGAAAAAATTGGCTTTTGGGGTAGTAGATTTGCAATTGGTGTTTATTTAGGTGTCTTTGTATCCTTACTTGCTGGTAACAATTTTGCTACTGAAGAAGGTTGGAAAGACATGTTCACTCTGTCGTTTGTAGGTGGTTCATGTATTGAACTGTTCTCAGTAATTGGATCATGGTTTATTGCTTCAGTTGAGCCATTATCACAAGGTATCGCTGATTTTGCTACCAAGAAATTCTCTGGCCGTACATTCAACATTGGACTTGACTGGCCATTCTTAGCTGGTCGTTCAGAAATTTGGGCAGCAGCTAATGTTTTGGCACCTATTATGATGCTTGAGGCTATGATTCTTCCAGGAAACAGATTAATGCCTTTAGGTGGTATTATTGCCATGGGTGTAACCCCAGCTTTGCTAGTAGTTACTCGTGGTAAGATTATTCGGATGATTATTATCGGAACAATTGAATTACCTATCTTCCTCTGGGCTGGTACAATGGTTGGTCCATTTGTAACTAATATGGCTCATTCAGTAGGTGCTGCAATTCCTGCACATACAATGGTTTCAGACACTACTATGGAAGGGCCTGTTGAAAAATACTTGGCTTACTTAGTAGGTAATGCATGGAAGCAACATGGTATGTTTATTGTTTATGCTCTACTTGCACTTGCTGCTTACTTACTATTATTCATGTGGTACGCTAAAGAAATGAAGAAGCGTAATGCTGAATATGCTGCAGCTGCTAAAAAATAA
- a CDS encoding PRD domain-containing protein, translating into MFKVVQVLNNNVAVVRDNDDEQEIVMGRGLAFQKKKGDIIADTKVAKVFALQDSHTVSDLTTLLANIPLDFITESYDLIKRAQDKYGFQVETYINVTLTTHLFAAYQRMQRHEETINYLPDLSSNYPLAYQIADDFMTYFQKDLGISFPSYEKKSIALHFINAHIDQPEHKSRYPNPNSQVVEIVEKELARNHLVRNSKNDGDFDRLLIHLKYFVARLHNPQNKELIVSQKMIAEIKAEYSQAWAIVDRITEQIRQQLSVSLSMTEKMYLTIHIERLLQEEKDDIRI; encoded by the coding sequence ATGTTTAAAGTAGTTCAAGTGTTGAACAATAATGTGGCCGTTGTTCGTGATAACGATGATGAGCAAGAAATTGTTATGGGTAGAGGATTAGCCTTTCAAAAAAAGAAGGGTGACATAATCGCTGATACCAAGGTAGCCAAAGTTTTTGCATTACAAGATTCGCATACTGTTTCGGACTTAACGACACTTTTAGCTAATATTCCATTGGATTTTATCACTGAAAGCTATGACTTGATTAAACGAGCTCAAGATAAATATGGCTTTCAAGTGGAAACATATATTAATGTCACTCTGACAACCCACCTGTTTGCCGCATACCAACGCATGCAGCGTCATGAGGAGACCATTAATTATTTACCTGATTTAAGTTCTAATTATCCGCTCGCTTACCAAATTGCAGATGACTTTATGACCTATTTTCAAAAGGATTTGGGTATCAGCTTTCCTAGTTATGAAAAAAAGAGCATTGCACTTCACTTTATAAATGCACATATTGATCAACCCGAGCATAAGTCTCGTTATCCTAATCCCAACAGTCAAGTGGTTGAAATTGTTGAAAAAGAATTAGCGCGGAATCATCTAGTACGCAATTCTAAAAATGATGGTGATTTTGATCGTTTGTTAATTCATTTAAAGTATTTTGTTGCTCGTCTGCATAATCCGCAAAATAAAGAATTAATTGTTTCACAAAAGATGATTGCTGAAATTAAAGCTGAATATTCACAGGCTTGGGCAATTGTTGACAGGATAACGGAGCAGATTAGGCAACAGTTAAGCGTCAGTCTTTCAATGACAGAAAAGATGTATTTAACAATTCATATTGAGCGTTTATTACAGGAGGAAAAAGATGACATCCGAATCTAA
- a CDS encoding PTS lactose transporter subunit IIBC, with product MNGFTKVMDKMKPSFEKIAANPYVSAIRDGFIAAMPIILFSSLFTLFAYVPNSWGFYWPKEVENAIMLPYNYSMGLLGLFVTATCAKNLTDYKNTGLPKTNQINAMNVILAAEISFIIIAIKVGKTGIDLTFLGTQGLIASYIVGLIIPNIYSACVKHNITINMPDQVPQNISQTFKDIFPMAFSVGLFWIIQMVLAKAFGANLSECIINLLSPLFRAGDTYGGLALIAGAMAFFWFIGVQGPSIVTPAVAAIEMSNVGLNQQLMHAGVQATHVLVLNTQDYVMNMGGTGSTLIVPFLFLLLAKSEQNKAVGKAAVIPGCFSVNEPILFGAPIIMNPVFFVPFLITPMFNVCLFKFFVSTLHMNSIIATLPWTVPAPIGIVVGTGFAPLSFVYVILALIVDVLIWLPFFRFYDNDLYKKEQADAAKLATATDSPAQAVTENVSLNNETTTETQTASDETLTQDTNIMVICAGGGTSGILAKALNKMAKERNLPLHAAARAYGQHMDIIHDMDLIILAPQMDSMKDNLAQIANNDGSKLVTTTGRQYIELTQNPDQAFQFVMDSLKNDEGDK from the coding sequence ATGAATGGCTTTACAAAAGTAATGGATAAAATGAAACCATCTTTTGAAAAAATAGCAGCTAACCCGTATGTTTCTGCTATCAGAGATGGGTTCATCGCAGCCATGCCAATAATTTTGTTTTCAAGTTTGTTTACGTTATTTGCATATGTTCCTAATTCTTGGGGCTTTTATTGGCCTAAAGAAGTAGAAAATGCGATTATGCTGCCATATAACTATTCAATGGGGCTGTTAGGATTATTTGTAACTGCAACTTGTGCTAAAAACTTAACGGATTACAAGAATACTGGCTTGCCTAAAACTAACCAAATTAATGCAATGAATGTTATTTTAGCAGCTGAAATTTCGTTTATTATTATTGCAATTAAGGTTGGTAAAACTGGAATTGATTTAACATTCTTGGGTACACAAGGATTGATTGCATCTTATATTGTTGGGTTAATCATACCTAATATTTATTCTGCTTGTGTTAAGCACAATATTACAATTAATATGCCAGACCAAGTACCACAAAATATTTCTCAAACTTTCAAAGATATTTTTCCAATGGCATTTTCAGTTGGTCTGTTTTGGATAATTCAGATGGTTTTGGCTAAAGCATTTGGTGCTAACTTATCCGAATGTATTATCAACCTGCTTTCACCATTGTTTAGAGCTGGTGATACCTACGGCGGCTTAGCATTAATTGCCGGTGCGATGGCTTTCTTCTGGTTTATTGGTGTTCAAGGACCATCAATTGTTACGCCAGCCGTTGCCGCAATTGAAATGTCTAATGTTGGTTTAAACCAACAGTTAATGCATGCTGGTGTTCAAGCAACTCACGTTTTAGTTCTTAATACACAAGATTATGTTATGAACATGGGTGGTACTGGTTCAACTTTGATTGTTCCGTTCTTATTCTTATTACTTGCAAAGTCAGAGCAAAATAAGGCAGTTGGTAAAGCAGCTGTTATCCCTGGTTGCTTTTCAGTTAATGAACCAATTTTGTTTGGTGCACCAATAATTATGAACCCAGTCTTTTTCGTTCCGTTTTTGATAACACCAATGTTTAATGTCTGCTTATTTAAGTTCTTTGTTTCTACTTTACATATGAACAGTATTATTGCTACATTGCCATGGACGGTTCCGGCACCGATTGGGATTGTTGTCGGTACAGGTTTTGCGCCATTATCATTTGTTTATGTGATTTTAGCATTGATCGTTGATGTTTTGATTTGGCTTCCATTCTTCCGCTTTTATGACAATGACTTGTACAAGAAGGAACAAGCAGACGCAGCTAAATTAGCTACTGCTACTGATTCACCTGCTCAAGCTGTTACAGAAAATGTAAGTCTTAACAACGAAACTACCACTGAAACTCAGACTGCTTCAGATGAAACCTTAACACAGGACACCAATATTATGGTGATTTGTGCAGGGGGCGGTACTTCTGGCATTTTGGCTAAAGCTTTGAACAAAATGGCCAAAGAACGTAATTTACCGTTACACGCTGCAGCTCGTGCTTACGGGCAACACATGGATATTATTCATGATATGGATTTGATTATTTTAGCGCCACAAATGGACAGCATGAAGGATAATTTAGCACAGATTGCCAATAATGATGGTAGTAAGCTGGTCACAACAACTGGTCGCCAATATATCGAACTAACGCAGAATCCAGATCAAGCTTTCCAATTCGTAATGGACAGTTTAAAAAATGATGAGGGAGATAAATAA
- a CDS encoding PRD domain-containing protein, whose product MKIKKIFNNNSVLVDTKSGKEAVVFGKGIGFNKSENKKIDSDKIQKIFYVAGKNDKDSFLYLFRNIPVEITSIVFDIVKHAKQKYNFKVYDSIYLTLSEHIAGSYKSIVNKNYQENEIPDFKQKYPLEYKISADAVSLINEKLKVKFPQSEVRSIALHFINSKVPNNIKHLTGEEEIFDTSKIINMVINILDDNNVYQTADNENNFRRFLVHLQYLANRMRNPPKGKDSIDKKIQADMIKAYPRSYAITQKIFKALKREFNFEPSDAEETYFIIHIHQIIINSK is encoded by the coding sequence ATGAAAATCAAAAAAATTTTTAATAATAATAGTGTTTTAGTCGATACTAAAAGTGGTAAAGAAGCCGTAGTTTTTGGTAAAGGAATTGGCTTTAACAAGAGTGAAAATAAGAAAATTGATTCTGATAAAATACAAAAAATTTTTTATGTTGCTGGTAAAAATGACAAAGACTCATTTCTCTATCTTTTTAGAAATATTCCAGTTGAAATCACCTCAATTGTCTTTGATATTGTGAAGCATGCTAAACAAAAATATAATTTTAAAGTTTATGACTCAATTTATTTAACGTTAAGTGAACATATTGCTGGTTCATATAAATCAATTGTTAATAAAAATTATCAGGAAAATGAAATTCCAGATTTTAAACAAAAATATCCGTTAGAATATAAAATTTCTGCAGATGCTGTTTCACTAATTAATGAAAAACTTAAAGTGAAATTTCCACAGTCAGAAGTAAGAAGTATAGCGCTACATTTTATTAATAGTAAAGTTCCAAATAATATTAAACATTTAACTGGTGAAGAAGAAATATTTGATACTTCAAAAATAATAAATATGGTTATCAATATTTTAGATGATAACAATGTATATCAAACAGCTGACAATGAGAATAATTTTCGAAGATTTTTAGTTCATTTGCAATATTTAGCTAATCGAATGAGAAATCCACCGAAAGGTAAAGATTCAATTGATAAAAAAATTCAGGCTGACATGATAAAAGCATATCCTCGATCTTATGCGATTACTCAAAAAATTTTCAAAGCATTAAAAAGAGAGTTCAATTTCGAACCGTCTGATGCAGAAGAAACATATTTTATTATTCATATTCATCAAATCATTATTAATAGTAAATAA
- a CDS encoding PTS fructose transporter subunit IIB translates to MSREVKFIAACGAGVNSSHQIKDAVEAEMRKRGYNVKVDAYMIKDVNEDLLSKYDGYLTIAKTDLSFTPKIPLIDAGPILYRIPAMAKPVYDNVEKVVKEIN, encoded by the coding sequence ATGAGTAGAGAAGTTAAGTTTATTGCGGCATGTGGTGCAGGAGTAAATTCATCACATCAAATCAAGGATGCTGTTGAAGCAGAAATGAGAAAACGAGGCTACAACGTTAAAGTTGATGCCTATATGATTAAGGATGTTAATGAAGATCTGTTGTCAAAATATGATGGTTATTTGACAATTGCTAAAACTGATCTTTCATTTACGCCTAAGATTCCTTTGATTGATGCAGGACCAATTTTGTATCGTATTCCTGCAATGGCAAAACCGGTTTATGATAATGTGGAAAAAGTTGTTAAAGAAATTAATTAA